A region of Vitis vinifera cultivar Pinot Noir 40024 chromosome 13, ASM3070453v1 DNA encodes the following proteins:
- the LOC100244776 gene encoding uncharacterized protein LOC100244776, with protein sequence MAVFKVSFMTLALFIVAGILFSGINVVSGQGCRGDFRNLAAQCMPYVQKPGPKTPPSKGCCNAVRTVDVPCACQHLPPGVGGTVSLEKVAFVLRVCGKPLKPGTKCGSYTVPPAV encoded by the exons ATGGCAGTTTTCAAAGTCAGTTTCATGACTCTGGCTCTCTTCATTGTGGCCGGAATCTTATTTTCGGGTATCAATGTTGTCTCCGGCCAAGGTTGCAGAGGAGACTTCAGGAATCTGGCAGCACAATGCATGCCATATGTTCAAAAGCCCGGTCCGAAAACTCCACCCTCTAAGGGATGCTGCAATGCTGTCAGGACGGTGGACGTTCCATGCGCCTGCCAGCACCTGCCTCCAGGGGTCGGCGGCACTGTCAGCCTGGAGAAAGTAGCCTTTGTCTTGCGAGTCTGCGGCAAACCCCTTAAGCCCGGAACCAAATGTGGAA GTTACACGGTGCCACCAGCAGTTTGA